In Methanothermococcus thermolithotrophicus DSM 2095, one DNA window encodes the following:
- the hemC gene encoding hydroxymethylbilane synthase, whose amino-acid sequence MKITIGTRGSKLALAQTHYIEGLLKEVGVDVEVKIVKTTGDKVQDKKLSELGIGVFTKELDLKMLNNEVDIAVHSLKDVPTVWNENLIISATPPRESYHDLILWKKENEFDIEHDELIVGTSSIRRTEFLSIKYPNLKTKLLRGNVDTRLRKLREGQYDAIIIAEAGLRRLKIDLSEFNYKKLDILPAPAQGVIGVASRKDDKEINEILQKINDKKTYLEATAERWALREYGGGCQAPFGALANYDEESEVLNLRCELVAEENQTKSFGFCNSSLRSDRHKVVISKEGFVYCSVDKIDFAKKIGEEVGKALKRVDE is encoded by the coding sequence TTGAAAATAACAATAGGTACAAGAGGAAGTAAACTGGCACTTGCACAAACCCATTACATAGAAGGGCTTTTAAAAGAAGTGGGAGTAGATGTTGAAGTAAAGATAGTAAAAACCACTGGAGATAAGGTACAGGATAAAAAACTATCAGAACTAGGGATTGGTGTATTTACAAAAGAACTTGATTTAAAGATGTTGAACAATGAGGTAGATATTGCTGTTCACAGTTTAAAGGATGTGCCTACTGTTTGGAATGAAAATTTAATAATTTCTGCAACCCCACCAAGGGAGAGCTACCATGATTTAATACTGTGGAAAAAAGAGAATGAATTTGATATAGAACACGATGAATTAATAGTGGGAACTTCAAGTATAAGGAGGACTGAATTTTTAAGTATTAAGTATCCAAATTTAAAAACTAAACTCCTGAGGGGCAATGTTGATACAAGATTAAGAAAATTAAGGGAAGGTCAATACGATGCTATAATCATAGCAGAAGCTGGCTTAAGAAGATTAAAAATAGATCTCTCTGAATTTAACTATAAAAAATTGGATATCTTACCTGCTCCAGCTCAGGGGGTTATAGGTGTTGCATCAAGAAAGGACGATAAAGAAATAAATGAAATTTTGCAGAAAATAAACGATAAAAAAACTTATTTAGAAGCCACTGCCGAGAGGTGGGCTTTAAGAGAATACGGCGGTGGATGTCAGGCACCATTCGGAGCTCTGGCAAACTATGACGAAGAAAGCGAAGTTTTAAATTTAAGGTGTGAACTTGTAGCAGAAGAAAATCAGACAAAATCCTTCGGATTTTGTAACTCTTCGCTTCGCTCCGACCGACATAAGGTTGTAATCTCAAAGGAAGGTTTTGTGTACTGTAGT
- a CDS encoding ABC transporter ATP-binding protein: protein MTLIEAKNIWKIYGKGEAKTEVLKGIDLKIEKSEFVAIMGPSGCGKSTLLNILGLLDVPNKGELHIKGKKTTLMDENERAVFRRKISGFIFQQFHLINTLTALGNVELPLILDEKDEKYRISRAKELLKSVDLGHRENYYPNQLSGGQQQRVAIARALANKPEIIFADEPTGNLDSKSGRQVLETLKKLHEEGITIIMVTHDKEFTKYATKIIRMKDGEIEP from the coding sequence ATGACGTTGATAGAAGCCAAAAACATATGGAAAATATATGGGAAAGGGGAGGCTAAAACAGAGGTACTAAAAGGAATAGATTTAAAAATTGAAAAAAGTGAATTTGTAGCAATTATGGGACCAAGTGGATGTGGAAAATCCACATTGTTAAATATTTTAGGTCTTTTGGATGTTCCCAATAAAGGAGAACTACATATAAAAGGCAAAAAAACCACACTAATGGATGAAAATGAACGAGCAGTTTTTAGAAGAAAAATCAGCGGTTTCATATTTCAACAGTTTCATTTAATAAATACATTAACTGCACTGGGAAATGTGGAGCTCCCATTAATACTCGATGAAAAAGATGAAAAATATAGGATAAGCCGGGCTAAGGAGCTACTCAAATCAGTAGATCTTGGACATAGGGAAAATTATTACCCCAATCAGTTAAGCGGTGGACAACAACAAAGGGTAGCAATAGCACGAGCTCTTGCAAATAAACCTGAAATAATATTTGCAGACGAACCTACTGGAAACTTAGATAGTAAGAGCGGTAGGCAAGTTTTGGAAACCTTAAAAAAGCTCCATGAAGAAGGGATAACTATTATAATGGTCACCCACGATAAAGAATTTACAAAATATGCAACAAAGATTATAAGAATGAAGGATGGAGAAATCGAACCGTAG